ACGACGGGATGTGTCACGTAGCCGAGGACTTCGGCCTCGAAGGCCCACTCGCCGTCGGTCCAGTCGTACACCTCGTACAGGCGCGGTCGCGGGACAGCGTCAGGCACCAACAAGGAGGCCCCCACGATGCCCTCCCCCTGCTTCCTGCCCGCGTTCCTCTCAGCGGTCCGGCTTACCCGGAGCCACCGGTTCCCGGCCTGCCGACCGAGTGTGACGCCCTGGAAGCCCCACGCCAGCGGGCCCATGCACGTGAGACCCAGAGCCTTGGCCGCCCGGTCGTGAGCGGCCTCCATCAGGGTCTGTACGTCCTCACTCGGCGGCGAGTTCATCGGTCACCCTCCTCAGTTCCTCCGCCGTCAGGGGCGCAGCCAGAGCCTTCGCCGCATCGTCCCAGTGTTCGCGCGTGCTCGCGTGGTCAGCCCCGCGTCCTTCGCCTGCACCAGCGGTCCGCCGCCGTCGAGCGCCTGCCTGATCAAGTCATCCATGATCAGACTGACGGGCATCTGCAACCCCGTGAAGTGGTGTTCGGTGGAGCCCGCCGCCTGTCGGACGAGCGCGAGCAACTCGGGAACTGTGAACGCTTCGGAGGTCAGGCCCGTCCAGGTGGCGACGCCGTACCCGCCGATCCTGCCTGCATGGGCGAACTCCTCCAACGCCGTGAAGGCTTCCCGCATACGCCAGTGCAGAGCAGCCCGGTCAAGGCCGTGCCCGTGGTGTTCGGGGTTGTGCACGAACGCCAGATCCACGCGGCCGAGCACGGCCAACGAGCGCTCCGTCTGCCAGTGGACGAAGCCCGGTTCAACGCTGTGCCGGCCGGCCGCCTCTTCCTGGGTGAGCACGCCCTCAGCCAGGGCGGTGCGGCCTTGCGCCTCCGTGAAGAACCCCGTCTTCGTAGCTACCCGCACACTCGGGGACTCCCCGAGAACCGGGCGCAGCTCCTCATGCGCCCGACCGTGGGCGTAGTTGGGTGCCGTGTCCACCCAAGGGCTACCGGCAGCCAGGGCGGTGCGTGCCGCCTGACTGACGGCACGCACGCGGTATGTCCCCAGGGAGAGAGCGGCGGTCACAGCGCGGTCCCCACGACCGCGACGGCATGGCCCTCGATGAGGGCGGAGACCAGCTCGGCCACGACCTTGATCTCCAGTCCGGTGAAGTCGGCCATCTCGCCGAGCGTGGTCGGCTGACCGGTCAGCAGCGCGCCGAGGACGGGCGCGGCCGACTCGGTGAAGTCCCAGGCGGTACCGGCCGCCGAGAACGTGACCGTGCTGTGGGCGGGGTTGCCGTCAGACGGCCCCGAGGGGTATTCCCGGAGCCCCTGTCGAGCTGGTGCGGTCCCCGCAGGCGTGAAGCGGAGCAAGGTAATCCAATTTCCCTTTTCCCCGGCCCCGCATCCCGCTCGTCAAAAGGGAATGCGTCCTAAGACCGCCGGAAATCGACCGGATTCCAGCGCGGCTGACCAGAAGCCTTGATTGGCAGGGGCGCACATGCTTGACTGGCGAATGAGTAGCCGCTCGGGGCCTCTTCTGTTGCCGCCTTGAGCCGGGGGATGTGAGTCTGCGGCATTGGCGCCTCGATGCGAGCGTTGA
This portion of the Streptomyces sp. 2114.4 genome encodes:
- a CDS encoding aldo/keto reductase, with translation MTAALSLGTYRVRAVSQAARTALAAGSPWVDTAPNYAHGRAHEELRPVLGESPSVRVATKTGFFTEAQGRTALAEGVLTQEEAAGRHSVEPGFVHWQTERSLAVLGRVDLAFVHNPEHHGHGLDRAALHWRMREAFTALEEFAHAGRIGGYGVATWTGLTSEAFTVPELLALVRQAAGSTEHHFTGLQMPVSLIMDDLIRQALDGGGPLVQAKDAGLTTRARANTGTMRRRLWLRP